Within Amycolatopsis sp. FDAARGOS 1241, the genomic segment CAGTACTGGCGCGAGATCTGCACGGGCCTCGCCCAACGCGGCATTCCCGTGCGGCACTTCGTCCTGCACGCCGACCAACCAACGCTCCGCGGGCGCATCGAGCGCGAGCACGCCATCCCGTCCCCGTTCCGCCTCAAGTATCTGGAGCCCTACGCTGAGGCAGCCGGGACCTGGCTGCACGCTGAGGCTGAAGTCGTGGACACCACGCACCTCACCGCCGCCGCGGCGGCCGCGCAGATTGCGCAGGACCTCAAGAGTTGAGGTCGACTGTCACACAGATGGAGCGCTAGCGGCCAAGGCTCCGGGCCAAGCCTCGTGAGATTCGGGCTCTCAATGGATGGGTTTTGAAGCCGGCCAGGAAACGGCCCCTGACCTTCGCAGCGTCGGGTCCCGACGTTGCGTGGACCGGGCATAGAACGCGCGAAGCCGTGAGCGTGCCCGGAGCCCGGCCCCAACCATACAAGGCACGTGGCTGGTTTCACCCGCCGCCGGACCTCCATGCACCATGGGAGAGGACCGGACTCACGTCCTGACGAGTGCGGCCTCTCGACCACGGCCGGGGCTCGGTCGAGCCCCGCGTTCAGCGCGACCGGCACTCGCGATCGGCGCGTTCTCCGCCGGCAGCAGCTCGCCCCGGTCCTTTGGCGGCAGCTTGAGGTCGACGTCTCGAAGCGTGACCGCCTTCTCCGCTTAAAGAACCGCGGTCGGTCCACAGATGGTTTCGGCATGCGCGACGGCAGTGGGCGGCTCCGGAGGCCTTTGCCCGTCAGACGAGTGACGTTCGACCCTGCTGCTGGAGTCGGGCAAGTCGCCTCATGGGACCAAACCGACGAAGCAGGTGGAGGGTGATTAGGAAGCCAGGGAGAAACTAGGGTTCGTCGGCCTGTCGGTTGGCGTACTCCGTGCGTGAGACGGTGACGGTCTGAGGTGCCGCCACACAAGTTCGGGTGGTTCTTATGGACGATGGCGAGAACATAGCCCAGGTAAGCCACGTCTGCCGGCGCGACCGCCCGTATCGTGTGGGCCGAAGGCGTTGGTATCGATTGGCTTTGCTCGGTGCCGTGCTCGGCGTCGTTTTCGGCTGTGCTTTCCTGTTTACCGTCCCCGCGGTGGGTCAGCCTGCGGTCAACCTGACGGGTGACTACCAGCCGGTGAAGGTCACCAGCGCCACGGGACAGTACTGCCCACCCGCTTTGGACGGGGCCCAGATCCTGGTTGAGGGCGACGACGGCCGAATACCGGTACAGGTCACCGGGACGAACATTACGCTCACGCCGCTGATCCTGCGCCACGGTCCCGCCGGGGATTACCCGGCGAACTACCAGTTCTCCGGAACGCTGGCGCCGGACAACAGCTTCAGCGCCACCTGGGCCGACCCCGACAATTCGTCGACGACCGAACGCATCGACGGCCAGTTCGCCGGGGCGGGATCCACGGTCCAGTTGACCGGAACCCTCACCACGGTCGGCGTGTTCCTGCGCAACGGCGAGCCGGACTGCGCCCAGGCGTTCACCGCTTCCCAGCAGGCCGCGGCTCAGGCGCCGCCGCCCGCCGCGCCCCCGGCTGCGACCTTGGACTGCGACCCCGGCATGCTGCAGGCCGGACAGCTCACCTGCGCGGCCACGGTGACCAACCTCGCTCCCAACGCCCAGCTCACCTACCAGTGGAGCGTCGACGGCCAGATCCAACCCGCGCTCACCGGCAACCCGGTCACCATCCCGGGCCTCAGCGTCGGTGAACACCTGATCGGCCTGCTGGTCACCGACACCGCGAACAACCTCAGCGCAGTTCCGCAGACCAGCGGGCCGTACACCCGGCAGCCGTTGACCGCGGCCCTCACCTGCGACACGTCCACCCTCGACCCCAACGGGACGGCCACCTGCACGGCGACGGTGACCAACCAGGCCCCCAACGCGCGGCTGACCTACACCTGGGCCTACGACGACCATGACCTCACCCCGGCCAGCGACAACGTGGCCAGCATCCAGGACAACGTGCTGAACCTCGACAACATCACTGTCGGTGACCACTCGGTCCGGGTGGAGGCGACAGACAGCACGAACAACATCAGCACCGATCCACAGGCCCAGCCGCTTACTCGGGTCGGCGGCGCGGTGCCGCCTCCCGCGCCGCCGCTCGGCCCGCCGGGCCCTGGACCACAGGCGCCCGGGCCGCCGCACCCTGCGGCCGGCAAGCTTCCGTTGATCGGGGGCGTCCTGGGTGCGCTGTTGGCGCTCGCCGGACTGACGTATGTCGCGATGAAAGGACTGCGCCGCCGTCCGGCCGGTGTGCCGGCTAGCGAGGGCTCCTACGAAGACGATCGTCACCATCGTGACATCGAGTGCGCAAAGGCGCACGCAATCGCCGACCGGATCGGCAAACTGCGCTCGGATATCCAACAACAGGAGCGGTCCGCGAAAGACATCCTCCAGAAGGGAATTGCCGACGACCGGAAGTTCGTCGAGGATCAATTGGATAGTCAAAGTTGGATTGAATCCGACGTGCGGGCCGGTTGGATGCTGTTCTACGCACTGGATGCGGTCCAGATGCTGGGTGGCAAGTTCGGCAAGATGGGGACCACGGCGCTCGCATGGCTGACCGATGACAAATTGGCCGAGTGGGCTACGCACGCCGCGTCGCGCCTGTTCACCGAGAAGACCCTGGAAAAGTACCAGGAAGACCGGGAAAAGCAGCTGGACTCCCTCTACGGAGCACGTCTAGCCAAGATCGATAACGAATTTACCAATTCACTCAAGGTGATCATTAGCCAACGTAAGGCCACGATTTCCGTGCTGTCGAAAACGTATATGGAACTGAAACGTGCCACGATCGAGGTGCGGGATGCCGAGGAGAACATGCGCCGCAATCTGCCACGAGGCGAAAATTTCACTCCATGCTCCCTGCAAGACCTGCCCTCACTTCGAGACATTATCAGTGGGAAACAATGACTGAAGCAACGACACTCGCCCGGTGGGCCAAAGGCCTGGGGATCGACCTCGAGGTGACCCCCGCCGCGCAAATCAAAACCGTCAAGGACGCGACACCGGCGCCGTCGTTCTCCCTTCAAGCCGGCCCCGGCACCTGGGTCGTGACCTGCACAAACGTCATGACGCGGGCCGCTGTGCACCAATCGTGGACCAGTCCCGGGGACGACACGCCCGCACTGGAAAGAATTCGACAGGCCGCGCACGACTGGACGCGCGGGTTCCCACTGGTGGAGGCGCACGCTACCGACATAAAGGGTGGCGTGGTTGTCACTTTTTCAGCAATCGTGTACAACGACGGGCTTACCCGGCAAGCGTTTGCGCTGACCCTGTCCGCGGTCGCCCGGTCCGTCGAACAGTTCGAGCTGAACAGCGCGGCGCGAGTCAGGGAAATCAGCCTCCTGTCCAAGCTGCGCGCCGACGCGGAACTTGCCCTACAGGAGCGCCAGAACATCCGGGAGCAGACCCTCAATGACGCGCTACGGCAGGCGAGCGACGAAGCGATGACGGAGAACGGTCCCGCCATAAAGTAAAAGATCCATCCACGCCACCCTGTTCACCACGACGGGCGCCAATCGCGGGTGCAGCGTGGACGGACACCGGCGACCGTCGTCAGCTCAAGCAGCGCGCCAAGGACGAGGCGGGGCCGGTGCCGTGCCCACCTCCGCTGACCGCGATGCTGCCCGCCACGTCGAGCAATATGGCGTCGGGGAGGACGGCCGGCTGTTCCCGGGGCCTCGACGGTGGTGACGTCACCTAGTCGACGCTGGCGCGGTCTGGGACAACGCTCGCCGAGCCGCGCTGTCGGAGGAGGAGTATCGATGGCCGCTGGCACGTCGGCCGTACGACCTGCGATATGCGTGAGTGTCGAGGTGGCTGGCGGCTGGCGTACAGTCCACACAGTGTGCCGAGTGGGCGGGGCACTCGGTGATGGTGCTCCACCGGACCTATTCTGCGGTCATCGTCGGCCTGGAGTCGCGACCATGGGCCGGTTGACGGCGTCTACGTAGGCATAGATCGTCGCGAGGCCGCGCTGGCGAGCCGCTCGGTAACCCGCATAGGCAAGCTGCTCGCCCAGCCGGCGGCCGCGATACTCAGGTACCACACAGAGATGGCAGAGTATGGCAGAGTCGCCGGCGGCGCTGATTCCGACAACTCCGACTGACTCGCCGTCTGGTGACTCGGCGAGCAGCCAGGACTTCTCGTCGGCGGGCTGCACATCGTGATGAATAAAACTGCCGGTCCAGTTTCGTGGGTCCTGTCGGCTCAAGTTGAGGCGGTCGTTGCGGTCGAGAGTGGTTGTCACGGCGCCTGCCATCACCTTGGCCAGCCGCTCACGGCCGACTTCGGCCAGAGTCCGGAACCGGAGGTTGTGCGGCATGATCAACGGTTGCTCGCTATCGGTCCAAGCTAGAGGATGCTTTTCGATGGCCAGCTCGAAGCCGAACTCTCGGGCGATCGTGCATCGGTCGTCGGCGTCCTCGTGGACAGAGTCATTGATGTCGAGATAGAGCTGCGCGGTACGTAGAGCGGGATCCGCGCCCGCCGAGAACAGGACAATTGGGGCATTGCAGCAACTGACGGAGGTGACCTGTAGTGATGCACTGGAAGACTGGCGAGATATCGCTCCCGAACAGCTAGAGGCGGACTCGGGTGTGACACTAAGGGAGGAACCTGATGCCTGAGGTCGGCATCGAGGGGCACGTCGCGAGGATTGTCACATCCGACGAGCTAATTATCAACCGTGGAGCCAATCACGGCGTTGAGGTTGATATGGTGTTTAACATCGTTGATGAGCGTACTCAATCAATTCGCGACCCAGAAACAGGAGAAGATCTGGGTTCTTTGATCGTTCTAAGGTGCAAATATACATCACGCAAGTGGCAGAAAAAATGGCACTAGCTAAGCCGATCAGGGGCTCCTCTTCCACTGCCTCCTCGTCGTTGATGGGCGTATTTCCAAAGTCTTTTGCAGTTGGTTCGCATTCGCGACGATCCATTCTGGGTAGTGAAGTCTGGACGGAAGGTGTCGTTGAAGGAGATACGGTTCGATCTACTGGCCGCCGGATAAAGCGCACCTCCGCCGAGTAGCCGTTGAATCTGTCTGGGCAAGCTGCAAGTGGGTGGCCTCTTCGCCATCTCGTCGACCTGGCGTAGCCCCATCACGCCGTGTCAAAGGGGCGCCTTCATGCGATCCGGGAGCGTGCCGGCCGAACTGCCCCCTTGACGCGGCGTGATAGCCCTCGGGGAGGTCGGCGAGACGGCGACAGGTCACTGACGGACGCAACGTGCCTGCGCCCGGCGAGGACATGTTCTTTCTTCTTGTCGTCGGCCCCCGGTGCAGCCGCCGGCCGGTCGCGTGGGTGCCGGAAGCGGGCCCCGCGTGTGCCGGCCGATAGCAGCGCGGCCCCAGGGGCCGCCTTGAACAAGAAAAGAAACTCTGAACACGTGCTCGAGGTGTACACGATCGCCGGCGCCCCGACGCGCTGGTCCACGTGGGGGCCGGCGGGGGAGGTGGGATGCTACTGGTTCGGGGCAGGAATCCGTTCACTCGCCTTGGCTGCGAGCTCTTCATCACTGACCATGGTGATCATTTCCACCCCGGGAGCGCACATCGCGACCACGATGACACGGCTCGTCTTGTCGGGGAGCAGGTTGGCGATCGTGTAATGGATGACGTCACCACCTGGTTCCCAGAAGGCCTCTCCGGCCTTGATCGGATAAGGTGCCTCACCCTCGAGTTCGAACAGCATCTCACCCTCGAGCATGTAGCCGAAAACGGGGCCGGAGTGACGGTGGGGAGCGAGACCTGGGTCCCCCGGCGGTAGCTCGAGGAGCCGGATCATCGCGGAGGAACCCTGCGCGATGAACGGCGGCACAATTTCCAGCAGATCCTTCTGGACCATGTTGGTGACAGTAGGCATTTCATCCCTCTCCAACTGAATGCATCTCTTGTAAGTCCTCCGAGTCTTCCGGACCGACTCCTTATCGAGGCTGGAGCCCGTGGCCACCCGCGCAGCCAGGTTCTAGTGAACACCCTGAGCACCGCGAGCGGCGACTGGCCGTCCGACGACACCGGTCCCGGGCATCGCAACGCCCTCCCGGTTATCGCGGCGATCATGGTCGTGATCGTCGGCCCACCACCTGGCGAACATCACGCGTGCTGTTGATCTGGCCGGCGTTCATCCGGACCCGTCTGCCGGGGGCGACCTCCGTGAATAGACCCCGCTGGGCCGTGGTCGGGTGGGTGTGACACGCGCCCAGGCCACGGCGAGCAGGGCTGTGGCGCCGACGATGACCATGACAGAAAGACGGCGACGGATTGATGGCACGGCGAGTATTTCAAAGAAACGGGTTGCCCGGGCAAAGGCGACAGATTTTCGGGATAGCTGGCGACGATCGCCCTGCACTCCTGTTCGGCTTTCGGGTGATCGTTGACCGACTTCGGAGCACTGCCAGGTGGGCCACGACGTTGACTGCGTGCTTGTGCCGCTCCAGTACCCGGCAGGTGGTGGGAGCGCCACGGCTGTGGTCCCGACGAGGCCTTCCAAGCTCTTCGCTCCGTGTCTCAGGAAACACACCAAACTGCGTGAGGTCGCGGTCTCCTTCGCACGTTTCGGCGAGGCGAATCCGCTCCCCGGCGAAGTACGAGGAGATTCCCGCCGGCCGACTGCTTGACCGGCGGGACTCCAGCCCCAGCGGGGCAGACCGAGGCGTATCCGTCGATGCGTGGTTTAGACCCCGGCCGAGTTTCCACGGGCCGGTTGCCGCGGTCGTCCGTGAAGTTGGGGAGCGTCTCAGCGAGAACCTCCGCCCGCATGGACTACGCCCACTCGACCGCAGCGACCAGCAAGTTCCGCTGCCTCACACCCAGGCCGCGGACACGTCGAGAAGCGGAGATCCCGACCTCATCCATCAGCCGCTGCGCCGTCACCGGGCCGAAACCGGGTAGGGAACTCAACACCAGCCGCACCCGGGTCCGGGCGGCCGGACCGTCCGGGTCAGCGTCGGCTTGCTCCAAGACGCCAGGCAGCGTGACGACGCCGTTCTTCACGGCCGCCAACAGCTCGGTTCTCTGGTGGCGCAGCAGCTTCGCCTTGTCCAACGCGGCATGCCGCTGCGCGCTGGTCCGCGCCGGCACAGGAGGCATGGTCGGCTCCAAGATCAAGCAGTCCGGGCCGGTACCGTCACGGCCGACTCGAACCTACCCGCCGCTGGGCCGTCTGGCTGGCTGGCGGAGATCTCGAAGCACGCCGCCGCCCGGCCGAGCTCATCCGGCGAGAGCGAGGACGCCTGCCCACAACCGCGCGACCGTGGCGGCGAGGGCTTACACAGGAGGCGTCCGGTGTCGCAGACCAGCTACGGGTTCCGCGTCTCAGGCTATCTGCCCGACCGGGCGCAGCACGCGGTCGACGACTTCGGCGAGCTGGAGGTTGCAGTCACCCCGCCGGAGGCTGCTGGCCTGGAGCCGGGGGAGTGGACGCCCGCGGGAGATGCGGCATTGCTTCGTGTCGCTGCTCTCGGACGCGAAGGTGCCGATTGAGGACATCGCACGGTTGTGGGGGCACAGGGGGACGGCGGTGACCGAGCGGGTCTACTGGCACCAGATTCGGCCGGTGATGGTTGAGGCTTCGACGGCGATGGACGGCATCGTGGCCGAAGGGTCGGGGAACCGTAGTCAGGCATGTCCACAAATGGTCCACAGCGGGGATCATGGCCGCGATGGCGCATGAACGCGAAAGGGGCGCTTGAGCTGCGGTGTTGCCGCTCAGGCGCCCCTTTTGATCCGGTCGGGCTGACAGGATTTGAACCTGCGACCCCTTGACCCCCAGTCAAGTGCGCTACCAAACTGCGCCACAGCCCGGACCCGTGCTTCCCGGAGTGCTCCGTGAAGCTCGATGTGAGTACTGTAGCGGGTCGCGATCAGGGGGTTGCAAGGAGGTCCACATTTGTGGCCTGACCTGCGGAAACCATGGCCACAGAGCGTGAGCCCGGGACCCGCGGGCAGGGCGGGTCCCGGGCTGCAGCGGGGTCAGTTGGGGTTGTCGGCGTGGGTGAGGGTTTGCCAGGCCACGAAGAGGTTGTTGGTGCCGGCCGGGCGTTGGCGTTCGGTGAGGGTCTGGGTGTTGGTCATGGCGATGCCGAGGCGGCCGTGGAGGGCGTTGAAGCCCACTTCGGTCACCGGGCCGAGGCCGAGGTTCAGGTGGCCGCCGCAGAGGTCGGCGGGGACGGCGGCGCCGAGTTCGTACTTGGACTGGAAGCCGAGGGCCTGGCGCAGGCGTTCGCCGACGTCGGTGGAGTACAGGTCCTGGCCCTGGATGCGCGCGGTTTCGGCCACGTCGGCGATGGAGGCGATGCCGTAGCCGGTGTGGACGAAGTCACGGCAGGTTTCCTGGGTGAGGCCGGTCATGAAGGTGCTCTGCTTCTGCCAGTAGTTCACGATCTGGTCGCGCGTCGAGAGGCCGCTGCCGGGGACGGTCTTGGGGAGGGCGCCGTCGGCGGAGAGGTAGACGTAGGCGGCCACGCGGTTGCGGTAGCGCGTCATGGCCTGGTCGTAGCTCGACTTGTCGTCGAGGAAGACGGAGATGCCGACGGCCGCCTCCATCATCACGAGTTCCCAGTTGCCGTTGCTGTTGCTGCCCACGAGCAGGTTCGGCAGGTAGACGGTGCGCAGCATCGTCGCGAACCGGCCGGCGTTGGGCCAGCTCGAATAGGTCGACTTGATGAGCTCGGCGGCGCGCGACCACGAAGCGCCCGCCCAGCCGGTCTGCAGCGGCGCGTTGCTGTTGGTGTGGCTCGTGATCGTGCCTGACCACGCGTCCATCAGGGCGATGGACTTCTGTGCGTAGCGGGCGTCCTGCGTGAGGTACCAGGCGAGGGCGTCGGTGTACGCGGCGATGGCGTCTTCGCGTTCGTCTGTGCAGCCGTAGTTCGGGTTGGAGTACGAGCCGCACTCGACAACCGAACGCGGTTTCGGGGTGCGCGACAGCGAGGCGTATTCGCTGCCCATCATCTGGTCGTACGCGCTCTTCCACGGCTGCGCGCCGGCGTTCACCTTGTCACGGACGAAATCCAGCTGCGACTTGCTCACGAGCACACCCGGGTGCGTGAACGCGGCGGGCGCTGCCGACGCCGGCACCGGCGTGGTCAGCAGCCCCAGGCTGACGGGGATCAACGCGGCGAGGGACCAGAGCTTCCTCGATCGGCGTGTGGACATGGCTCTCCTCGGTGGGGGGATGGGAGGTCGTCGTCGATCTCGATCACCGGTGAGCGCTGCGTTCAGTGTGGTGGTCCAGACCACTATCGTCAAGCGCAAACGTGGACATTGTTCGCGTTGGAAAACCGTGTTCAGCGGGCTGAATGAGAGGGTCTGCCTCGGCCCGTTCTCAGGTACAGCGCGGACGCGCGCGCTCGCCTTTCAGCGGCCGGTGAAGGTGGCCTTGCCCGGGCCGTCGGTGAGGAACGACTTCACGGCGCCGCGGAGGTCCTCGGTGTCGAACAGGTCCGCGGCGATGGCCGTGACGTGTGCGTTGGCCTCCGGGACACCGCCGTGTTCGAAGTGGGCCAGGACGCGCTTGGTGGCGGCGTGGGCCCGCGTCGGGCCGGCGGCGAGACCGGCGGCGAAGGAACGAGCGGCGGAGTCGAAATCTTCGTCCGGCAGGACCCGGTTGACGACGTTCCAGCGCTCCAGCGCCGAGGCGGAATGGGTCTCGCCCGTGTAGACGAATTCCTTGGCGCGGGCGACGCCGGCTCGCGCGGCCAAACGCTGGGTGCCGCCCATCGCCGGGGTCAGGCCGACGACCTTCTCCACCAAGCCGAACTTTGCGCTCGAAGCCGCCAAGAGCAGGTCGCAGGCGAGGGCGACCTCGAACGCCCATGTGAGGCACAAGCCGTGGGCCGCGAAGACCGTGGGGAACGGCAGGGCGGCGAGGCGGTCGGGCACCGTCATCAACGAGTCGAAGAAGACGCGGGCCTCGGCCGCCGAACCCTGGGCGCCGAACAGGGCGACGTCGACGCCACCGCTCACGACGCGGCCCTCGGCGCGGATGAGCAGCGCCCGGGCCGGCGTGGTCTCCAGCGACGATAGGGCGTCCAGGAGCGAAGACTGCAAGGAAGCCGTGTACAGGTTCAGCGGCGGTTCGTCGATGGTCAGGACCGCCAGGCCGCCCTCGCGGTCCAGGTGTGTCACGCCTTCTCCTCGGTTTCCACCAGCTTGTCCCAGTAGGCCTGCGCTTCCGGGCGCCACTCGACGTGCTTGCAGTGGAACAGTTCGCTCGCCTTGCGGCCGCTCCACTCCGCGGGCAGGAGCTCGGTGGGCAATCTCGGGTCGAGGAACGGGAAGCGGCGCCATTCGTGCACGAGTTCGGTCTGTGCGCGCAGCACGGCCGGACCGCCGGCCGGGCGCAGGCCGGTGAAGCGGTCGATGAAGTCCTCGTAGCGGTCGGTCAGCTCGGACAGGTCCCAGGACCGCTCGACCATGCTGTCCTGCTCGCCGACGTCGCCGTACTGCGCGGTGAACGACATCGCCTGGGCGTCGAGCTGGAGCTCGGCGACGATCTGCTGCGCCTCGTGCTGACGGCTCGGGTCGGGGCACACCCAGACACCGGCGACGGGCGAGCCGAAGCCGGCCCAGGTCAGGCGGGTGCGGAGGCGGTGGCGGAGGTCGCGTTTGGCCTCGGGCACCGACACGATGAGCATGAGCCAGCGACCCTCCCACGCGACGGCCTCGCGGCCGAAGGCGTAGATCCGCTCGGCGCCCTCGGTGAGCAGCCGTCGGCCCGGCGGCGTGAGGGACCAGCGGACGCGGCGGCCGACGCGTTCGGACACCAGCCAGCCCTCGGCGGCCGACCGCGCGAGCGCCTGGCGCGCCGACTTCTCCTCGATGTCGAGCATGCCCAGCGCCTCCACCAACGTCGACGTCCACACGGGACGGTCGCGCGGCAGCACGTACTCACCGAGCACGGTCATCAACAGTGAGCGGGCACTCGCGTGGCTGACCTCGCGGCGCCTGCTGACCGTCGGCCGGGGCAGCGCCGAGCCGGGCTCCCGCTGCTTCGCCCTCTGGCCGAGTGCGACCGTGCCGGCGGGTTCCGCCATCGTCTTCACCGACCTCACTGCTCGCTGGATTCGCAACCCGCCCAGGGTACCCACGATGAGTGACCGGGACGACACTCGACACACTGGGAGCGAGTCCGCCGAGTGCGGGCGTCCCCGTAGACTCAGCTGCGAAATGAGCGCAACACTCGTCGCGAAGGGCCTGGCCGCGGGCCACGGCGACCGCATCCTGTTCTCCGGCCTCGACCTGGTCGTGGCCCCCGGCGACGTCGTCGGGCTCGTCGGCGTCAACGGCGCCGGCAAGTCCACGTTGCTGCGGACACTGGCCGGCCTGCAGCCCTCCGAGGCGGGGGAGATCCGCCTGAACCCGCCCACGGCCACCGTCGGTCACCTCCCCCAGGAGCCCGAACGGCGGGCGGGGGAGTCGGTGCGGCAGTTCCTCGCGCGCCGCACCGGGGTCACCGACGCGCAGCGCGACCTCGACGCCGCCACCGAAGCGCTCACGGACGGGGCCACCGGAGCGGACGACGCGTACGGCGCCGCGCTGGACCGCTGGCTCGCGCTCGGCGGCGCCGACTTGGACGACCGTGCCGGAGAGGTCGCGGCGGAGCTGGGGCTGGCGGTGGACCTGGACCAGCCGATGGTGTCGCTGTCTGGTGGCCAGGCCGCGCGCGCCGGGCTCGCGTCGCTGCTGCTGAGCCGCTACGACGTGTTCCTGCTCGACGAGCCCACCAATGACCTCGACCTCGACGGCCTCACCCGGCTGGAGCGGTTCGTCACCGGCCTGCGCGCCGGGACCGTGCTCGTCAGCCACGACCGCGAGTTCCTCGCGCGCACCGTCGACCGCGTCGTGGAGCTGGATCTCGCACAACAGCAGGTGAATTCCTACGGCGGCGGGTACGAGTCCTATTTGGAGGAACGGGCCGTCGCCCGGCGGCACGCGCGCGAGGAGTACGAGGAATACGCCACCACGAAGGCGTCGCTGGAGGCCCGCGGGCAGATGCAGCGCGCGTGGATGGAGAAGGGCGTCAAGAACGCGCGGCGCAAGTCGACCGACAACGACAAAGCGGGCCGCAAGTTCCGCAGCGAGTCCACGGAGAAGCAGGCGGCGAAGGCGCGCCAGACCGAGCGCATGATCGAACGGCTCGAGGTCGTCGAGGAACCGCGCAAGGAATGGGCGCTGCGGATGGAGATCGCCGCGGCCCCGCGCGCGGGCGCGGTGGTCGCGGCGCTGCGCGGCGCCGTGGTGCGGCGGGGCTCGTTCACCCTCGGACCGGTCGACCTGCAGGTGGACTGGGCGGACAAGGTCGCCATCACCGGCGCGAACGGCGCGGGGAAGTCGACGCTGCTGGCCGCGTTGCTCGGCCGGCTGCCGCTCGACGAGGGCAGCGCGGCGCTCGGCCCCGGTGTCGTCGTGGGCGAAGTCGACCAGGCGCGGCGGCTGTTCCTGGGCGACGTCCCGCTGACCGAGGCGTTCGGGCTGGAGGTGCCGGCGCTGTCCGACGCCGACGTCCGCACGCTGCTCGCCAAGTTCGGCCTCAAGGCCGCGCACGTGCTGCGCCCCGCCTCGACGCTGTCGCCCGGCGAACGCACGCGCGCCGCGCTGGCGCTGTTGCAGGCGCGCGGGGTGAACCTGCTCGTGCTCGACGAGCCGACCAACCACCTGGACCTGCCCGCGATCGAGCAGCTGGAGTCCGCTTTGGACCGTTACCCGGGCACGCTGCTCCTGGTGACGCACGACCGCCGCATGCTGGAGTCCGTCTCGGTGACCCGCCGCTTCGAAGTCGCCGACGGCAAGGTCACCGAGAGCTGAGCGCTCAGCCGGCCACGGCGTCGACGCCGACGGTGTGGGCGGGGTGGATCACCACGAGTACCTTGCCCGGCGCGGTGGCGTAGCCGACGAACCCGTCCACGGCCTCGGCGGGCAGGTAGCGGCGCGCGATCAGCTCCGACCCGGCCCGGACCCGCGTGGGGTCGGTGACGATCTCCGCCGTGCCGTCCACGGTGACGAACGTGTACGGCGGCGCGTCCTCCTGAACCACCAGCGCGACTTGCCCGGACGCCGCGATCGCGCGGCCCTTCACGGTGTCCTGGCTGATGTTGACCACCAGATCGGCACCGTCCGGCGCGTACCAGACCGGCACGGCGTGCGGCCGACCGTCGGCACGGACCGTGGCGAGCACGGCGCTGCGGTTGCCCTCCGCGAGGAATTCGCGGGCGCGCTCGGCGGACATCGGCGTGGGCATGAAGGGTCCCTCCCCAGGGTCGTGGCACCCGGCACCCCCGCCGGGAAACGGTTGTGGCCACCGTACCCCGGCGCGCCGACAATTCCGGCGCTTCGCACTCTCACGGGCGGTCGGTGAGGTACCCGCCCATCGCCGTGAAGTAGTCCACCGCCGCGAGGTCGGTGCCGTCGGCCGTGCGGACGCGCTCGACCAGCAGGAGCGACCGCGACGCGCGTCCGGGCCGGCGACGATCACCACGCCGTCGCCTTCCCTGATGAAGATGCGCCCGGGCGTGCCGCCGTAGCGGCCCGCCGACACCGAGGCTCGGACGATCCGCAGCGGGGCGCCGCGACGGTACGCGAACGCGTTCGGGTACGGGTCCGACTGCGCGCGCACCAGGCG encodes:
- a CDS encoding ABC-F family ATP-binding cassette domain-containing protein — translated: MSATLVAKGLAAGHGDRILFSGLDLVVAPGDVVGLVGVNGAGKSTLLRTLAGLQPSEAGEIRLNPPTATVGHLPQEPERRAGESVRQFLARRTGVTDAQRDLDAATEALTDGATGADDAYGAALDRWLALGGADLDDRAGEVAAELGLAVDLDQPMVSLSGGQAARAGLASLLLSRYDVFLLDEPTNDLDLDGLTRLERFVTGLRAGTVLVSHDREFLARTVDRVVELDLAQQQVNSYGGGYESYLEERAVARRHAREEYEEYATTKASLEARGQMQRAWMEKGVKNARRKSTDNDKAGRKFRSESTEKQAAKARQTERMIERLEVVEEPRKEWALRMEIAAAPRAGAVVAALRGAVVRRGSFTLGPVDLQVDWADKVAITGANGAGKSTLLAALLGRLPLDEGSAALGPGVVVGEVDQARRLFLGDVPLTEAFGLEVPALSDADVRTLLAKFGLKAAHVLRPASTLSPGERTRAALALLQARGVNLLVLDEPTNHLDLPAIEQLESALDRYPGTLLLVTHDRRMLESVSVTRRFEVADGKVTES
- a CDS encoding PPOX class F420-dependent oxidoreductase; its protein translation is MPTPMSAERAREFLAEGNRSAVLATVRADGRPHAVPVWYAPDGADLVVNISQDTVKGRAIAASGQVALVVQEDAPPYTFVTVDGTAEIVTDPTRVRAGSELIARRYLPAEAVDGFVGYATAPGKVLVVIHPAHTVGVDAVAG